A window of Fibrobacter sp. UBA4297 contains these coding sequences:
- a CDS encoding M23 family metallopeptidase: MNFVKASIRFQKSSRALTVKVPSFVLRGSLFARIVIIVGFVLFLVQVLSTSVYDGVLKHAFSSRQKLNKELSQIQSTVDYISNTSGDFFKAEKMLHAKLGLPLPDEASRKLSTGGHIEPNVQLLRKSSPVFERTAKMHEDVWRIFGQIQNNEESFNSLTKYIDQSRSVLRYIPSISPTTGRYASAFGPRIHPVTGEVGKMHQGIDIANDRWTPIYAPADGVVEISQLSSSFGNFVVLNHGNGLKTRYGHMQMSAVTPGQFVHRYQILGYMGNTGRSVGPHLHYEVWKNGVPVNPLPYILPNDYEVD, translated from the coding sequence ATGAATTTTGTTAAGGCATCCATACGCTTCCAGAAATCGTCGCGGGCGTTGACCGTGAAGGTGCCTTCTTTTGTTCTTCGCGGTTCGCTTTTTGCTCGAATCGTGATTATTGTCGGTTTTGTCCTTTTTCTTGTGCAAGTGCTTTCGACGTCCGTTTATGACGGTGTCTTGAAGCATGCCTTTTCGAGCCGACAGAAGCTGAATAAGGAACTTTCGCAAATCCAGAGCACAGTGGATTATATTTCCAACACGTCCGGTGATTTCTTCAAGGCCGAAAAGATGCTCCACGCAAAGCTTGGACTCCCGTTGCCGGATGAAGCTTCTCGTAAGCTCTCGACAGGGGGGCATATCGAGCCGAATGTTCAGCTTTTGCGCAAGAGTTCCCCGGTTTTTGAACGTACCGCCAAGATGCACGAAGATGTTTGGCGTATCTTTGGACAAATCCAGAACAACGAAGAATCTTTCAACTCTTTGACTAAGTACATTGATCAGAGTCGTTCTGTTTTACGCTACATTCCGTCAATTTCACCGACGACTGGTCGTTATGCTTCCGCTTTTGGGCCGCGTATCCATCCGGTGACGGGTGAAGTCGGCAAGATGCACCAGGGCATCGATATTGCGAATGACCGCTGGACTCCGATTTACGCTCCGGCGGATGGCGTGGTTGAAATTTCCCAGCTGAGTTCCTCTTTTGGGAATTTTGTAGTCCTGAATCATGGCAATGGTCTCAAGACCCGCTATGGGCACATGCAGATGTCCGCCGTGACTCCAGGGCAGTTTGTACATCGTTATCAGATTCTTGGCTATATGGGCAACACGGGTAGATCTGTTGGTCCGCACCTCCACTATGAGGTCTGGAAGAACGGTGTCCCGGTGAACCCTCTTCCTTATATTCTCCCTAACGACTATGAAGTCGACTAA
- a CDS encoding nucleotidyl transferase AbiEii/AbiGii toxin family protein — protein sequence MASVIESMLTKYNCKNISDYRNALKEIAQEVALCGLSRGGFFEKAAFYGGTALRIFYGLDRFSEDMDFSLIQVDEKFELPHYFDILEQELQAVGLEMTVESKIKSLDSQVQSAFLKGNTLKHLLKIMPTKHSPLPIPSNEILKIKFEVDTNPPELATFENKYRLLPSPFAVKLYDKASLFAGKLHALLCRGWKNRVKGRDFYDFVWYVSQNTSVNLPHLQKRMEQTGHWNSTEILTTAKLKTLLKERFHAVDFNEAKRDVQPFIADSSKLALWSTDFFCALTDEWKG from the coding sequence ATGGCAAGTGTAATAGAATCAATGCTCACAAAATACAACTGCAAAAACATATCTGACTACCGCAACGCACTCAAAGAAATTGCACAGGAAGTCGCTCTATGCGGACTCTCGCGAGGCGGCTTTTTCGAAAAAGCCGCATTTTATGGAGGAACAGCCCTCCGAATTTTCTATGGACTAGACCGTTTCTCGGAAGATATGGATTTTTCGTTAATCCAAGTTGATGAAAAATTTGAACTGCCACATTATTTTGATATCCTTGAGCAAGAACTCCAAGCAGTCGGCTTGGAAATGACCGTCGAAAGCAAGATTAAATCACTCGATTCGCAAGTACAATCTGCATTCTTAAAGGGAAATACGCTAAAGCACCTACTGAAAATTATGCCAACCAAGCATTCACCATTGCCCATACCAAGCAATGAAATTTTGAAAATCAAATTTGAGGTGGACACAAATCCACCTGAACTGGCGACATTTGAAAACAAGTATCGACTTTTGCCATCCCCTTTTGCGGTCAAACTTTACGATAAAGCATCTCTTTTTGCAGGAAAACTCCATGCTTTGCTTTGTCGCGGTTGGAAAAACCGGGTCAAAGGACGCGATTTCTATGATTTCGTTTGGTACGTTTCTCAGAATACCAGTGTCAATCTACCACACTTGCAAAAGCGCATGGAACAGACCGGACATTGGAATTCTACAGAAATCTTAACAACTGCTAAATTGAAAACACTATTAAAAGAACGATTCCACGCAGTCGATTTCAACGAAGCTAAGCGAGATGTTCAACCATTTATCGCCGACTCATCAAAGCTTGCCCTATGGAGTACAGATTTTTTCTGCGCCTTAACAGACGAATGGAAGGGGTAA
- a CDS encoding Nif3-like dinuclear metal center hexameric protein, whose translation MDLSFMTAWFDDLLDPKSFNDYCVNGLCVEAKDKVTKIVTGVSLRDQLIDAAIAEHADCIIVHHPNGFWKGESQLPVGKFAERLRKLMNNGISVFGFHLPLDAHREIGNNAVIAKLLGLNPVHEFVHVGMRAIGIIAEWNTPATREELIDGLSGAFVHGVQNKFFYGTEEIKRVAICSGACSASDIREAMEFNCDAYVTGSIKEDIPIFCQENGVNLVSCGHHRSEIFGVSALAEKIQTELSIPSQFIDFDNPI comes from the coding sequence ATGGATCTGTCTTTTATGACTGCATGGTTTGACGACCTGCTCGACCCGAAATCCTTTAATGATTACTGTGTAAATGGCCTTTGTGTCGAGGCTAAAGACAAGGTAACCAAAATCGTGACGGGCGTGAGCCTGCGCGACCAGTTGATCGATGCAGCCATTGCCGAGCATGCTGACTGTATTATCGTTCACCATCCGAATGGTTTCTGGAAAGGGGAGTCTCAGCTCCCGGTTGGCAAGTTTGCAGAACGTCTCCGCAAGCTTATGAACAATGGTATTTCTGTGTTCGGTTTCCATCTGCCGTTGGACGCTCATCGTGAAATCGGTAACAACGCCGTTATTGCAAAGCTTCTCGGTCTAAATCCTGTGCATGAGTTTGTCCATGTCGGGATGCGCGCTATCGGCATAATTGCCGAATGGAATACTCCTGCAACGAGGGAAGAACTAATTGATGGCCTGAGTGGCGCTTTTGTGCATGGCGTGCAGAACAAGTTCTTTTATGGGACCGAAGAAATCAAGCGTGTCGCTATTTGCAGTGGTGCTTGTAGTGCATCGGATATTCGCGAGGCGATGGAGTTTAACTGCGATGCCTATGTCACAGGGAGCATCAAGGAAGATATCCCGATATTCTGCCAGGAAAACGGGGTGAACCTTGTTTCGTGCGGACACCACCGTTCTGAAATTTTTGGCGTGAGCGCTCTTGCAGAAAAAATCCAGACAGAACTCAGCATTCCGTCACAGTTCATTGATTTTGACAACCCGATTTAG
- a CDS encoding lamin tail domain-containing protein, whose translation MKKCGIVPVAVCGMAFCASAFSCPMFVEFFPDPKTVSDQEGEFVEIRLDDFRSDSLYVRFESKEILAFAWPKAERFVLVHDVSQCPSHKDVMCGLLGKISLPNSRESIWKVWAGSCMDSVTVPQPKPGKAVQRIGLTDEWAFVTETLGYGNPEYELGIEEDPFLESIAKLAKSLQITEIHHCPEEPMPEWVELYNASQSPLPLDAFRFCDRGGALGNVGDSIRPYQTILVSKDTSALRLALGIPDIRLIQVALGYLNNSEGSLSLCFHNGVADSVSWSKATVPCPSGFNPRTRKREFTPGYQPQSGQGIDAGAVREVQSGPVVYKLSSRVVSKKGAPLRVRVESEFNVNLSLLDSAGRRMWNVLVPANANEWVKVPVQENLGIGVGYVTLSVGDFEDVVGILVRP comes from the coding sequence GTGAAAAAATGTGGTATCGTGCCGGTCGCTGTTTGCGGCATGGCTTTTTGTGCATCGGCATTTTCGTGTCCGATGTTTGTTGAATTTTTCCCGGATCCGAAAACGGTTTCTGACCAAGAGGGGGAGTTCGTCGAAATTCGCCTAGATGATTTTCGGTCAGATTCGCTTTATGTACGGTTTGAATCCAAGGAAATTCTTGCGTTTGCTTGGCCGAAGGCGGAACGTTTTGTGTTAGTGCATGACGTGTCTCAATGTCCGTCTCACAAAGACGTCATGTGCGGCTTGCTGGGGAAGATCTCGCTCCCGAATTCGCGGGAGTCCATTTGGAAGGTCTGGGCGGGTTCGTGCATGGATTCCGTGACAGTCCCGCAGCCGAAACCAGGCAAGGCGGTACAGCGCATTGGCTTGACGGACGAATGGGCGTTTGTCACGGAAACGCTTGGGTACGGGAATCCGGAATACGAGCTTGGTATCGAAGAAGACCCGTTTCTGGAATCGATTGCCAAATTGGCGAAGTCACTCCAGATAACCGAGATTCACCATTGCCCAGAAGAGCCGATGCCGGAATGGGTGGAACTCTACAATGCAAGCCAAAGCCCGCTCCCGCTAGATGCGTTTCGCTTTTGTGACCGAGGTGGTGCATTGGGGAATGTGGGCGATTCAATTCGACCGTATCAGACGATACTTGTGAGCAAGGATACGTCCGCATTACGCTTGGCGCTTGGAATTCCGGATATCCGTTTGATTCAGGTTGCTTTAGGTTATCTAAACAATAGCGAGGGCTCGCTTAGCCTTTGTTTCCATAATGGTGTTGCGGATAGCGTTTCTTGGAGCAAGGCGACAGTCCCATGCCCTTCGGGATTCAATCCGCGAACAAGGAAGCGCGAGTTTACTCCGGGATATCAGCCTCAAAGCGGGCAAGGCATAGACGCTGGCGCCGTTAGGGAAGTTCAGAGTGGTCCTGTTGTGTATAAACTATCATCACGAGTCGTTTCAAAGAAGGGCGCACCGCTTCGAGTCCGTGTGGAATCTGAGTTCAATGTGAATTTGTCTCTTCTGGATTCTGCTGGGCGCCGCATGTGGAACGTTCTTGTCCCCGCAAATGCAAATGAGTGGGTTAAAGTCCCGGTTCAAGAAAATCTTGGTATCGGAGTAGGTTATGTCACTTTGTCTGTGGGGGATTTCGAAGATGTTGTCGGTATTCTTGTCCGCCCGTAG
- the metK gene encoding methionine adenosyltransferase yields the protein MAHYLFTSESVSKGHPDKVADQISDSILDACLAQDPNSRVACETLVNTGLVVISGEITTKAVVDFQEVARNTIKNIGYVNPDLQFDYKGCAVLVAMDKQSPDIAQGVDAKAAEGKEDDKQGAGDQGMMFGYAVKETKELMPLPISLAHKLMEEIQNLREKGKIKWLRPDAKSQVTVEYDENDKPVRVDTVVISTQHDEKVNGKELKHSQIEKEIIEKLIKKVIPAKLLDKKTRYLVNPTGKFVVGGPHGDCGLTGRKIIVDTYGGMGRHGGGAFSGKDPSKVDRSAAYAARYVAKNIVAAGLAYRCEVQLAYAIGYSKPVSVLVNTFGTGKIDDRKIEAIVAQNFDLSPAGIEKMLDLRKPGYVATAALGHFGRTGARFTWEKTDKAEALKKAAEAV from the coding sequence ATGGCACATTATCTTTTTACCTCTGAATCCGTTTCTAAAGGTCACCCGGACAAGGTCGCCGACCAGATCTCCGACTCCATCCTCGACGCCTGCCTCGCCCAGGACCCGAACAGCCGCGTTGCTTGCGAAACACTTGTGAACACCGGTCTCGTTGTTATCTCTGGTGAAATTACGACCAAGGCTGTTGTTGATTTCCAGGAAGTTGCCCGCAACACCATCAAGAACATCGGCTACGTGAACCCGGACCTCCAGTTCGACTATAAGGGCTGCGCCGTGCTCGTCGCTATGGACAAGCAGTCTCCGGATATCGCCCAGGGCGTTGACGCCAAGGCTGCCGAAGGCAAGGAAGACGACAAGCAGGGTGCTGGCGACCAGGGTATGATGTTCGGTTACGCCGTCAAGGAAACCAAGGAACTCATGCCGCTCCCGATCAGCCTCGCCCACAAGCTCATGGAAGAAATCCAGAACCTCCGCGAGAAAGGCAAGATCAAGTGGCTCCGCCCGGATGCCAAGTCCCAGGTCACCGTCGAATACGACGAAAATGACAAGCCGGTCCGCGTTGACACCGTCGTCATCTCCACCCAGCACGACGAAAAGGTGAACGGCAAGGAACTCAAGCATTCCCAGATCGAAAAGGAAATCATCGAAAAGCTTATCAAGAAGGTCATCCCGGCCAAGCTCTTGGACAAGAAGACCCGTTACCTCGTGAACCCGACCGGCAAGTTCGTTGTCGGTGGCCCGCACGGCGACTGCGGCCTCACTGGCCGTAAGATCATCGTCGACACCTACGGCGGCATGGGCCGTCATGGTGGTGGCGCATTCAGCGGCAAGGACCCGTCCAAGGTCGACCGCAGCGCAGCATACGCAGCACGCTATGTCGCTAAGAACATTGTCGCAGCAGGCCTCGCCTACCGTTGCGAAGTGCAGCTCGCTTACGCTATCGGCTACTCCAAGCCGGTTTCCGTGCTCGTGAACACGTTCGGCACTGGCAAGATCGACGACCGCAAGATCGAAGCAATTGTCGCACAAAACTTCGACCTCTCTCCGGCCGGCATCGAAAAGATGCTCGACCTCCGCAAGCCGGGTTACGTCGCAACCGCCGCTCTCGGCCACTTTGGCCGTACCGGCGCCCGCTTCACGTGGGAAAAGACCGACAAGGCCGAAGCTTTGAAGAAGGCCGCAGAAGCCGTCTAA
- a CDS encoding type IV toxin-antitoxin system AbiEi family antitoxin domain-containing protein, whose protein sequence is MTQHGEFFKIIRGLYETDRNTPGEVLAGAIYGPSYLSFEYALSRHGLIPERVNLYTSASFQKNKNKLYQTPFGEFSYSDIPTDVFPHGVNIENIEDRPYAMATCEKALCDRLYKESPITSKRAMESFLFENLRIENEDFNNLDFNFIHKIALLYKKKNLYILSKMR, encoded by the coding sequence ATGACTCAACATGGAGAATTTTTCAAGATTATACGAGGTCTTTACGAAACCGATCGCAACACACCTGGCGAAGTTCTTGCCGGAGCCATTTACGGACCATCATACCTGTCGTTCGAATACGCCCTATCCAGACACGGACTCATTCCCGAACGAGTAAACTTATACACGTCAGCATCATTCCAAAAGAACAAAAACAAGCTATACCAAACACCCTTCGGCGAGTTTTCATACTCCGACATTCCGACCGATGTATTCCCTCACGGAGTCAATATCGAGAATATAGAAGACCGCCCCTACGCTATGGCAACTTGCGAAAAGGCGCTTTGCGACAGACTCTACAAGGAAAGTCCTATCACTAGCAAGCGCGCTATGGAATCATTTTTATTTGAGAATTTGCGAATTGAAAACGAGGACTTCAACAACTTAGATTTTAACTTTATCCACAAAATTGCACTTTTATACAAAAAGAAGAATCTTTACATTCTTTCTAAAATGAGGTAA
- a CDS encoding nuclease-related domain-containing protein, producing the protein MGKKFRTHVQGESLQKKIDADFETYYCLLAMFLAFFLLTLYIWLFYLGVWDITLGLAITFSVFTLLFFIYAVRKTLKLIKHMRNCYKGMEGERLVGEMLNKLSSDSVRVFHDVCGDCFNVDHLIISTRGIFTIETKHYDRKKGYKFLYQDGKLLFNGRVCKTLLNQMDGEANFISEKLESLCGRNYPVQKVAIIIGAYIENPAKDFSKYWILNESGFPKFFKNAKETLSIDDVRSIANQVTEWLKVSVD; encoded by the coding sequence ATGGGCAAAAAATTTCGTACGCATGTTCAAGGCGAATCGCTTCAAAAGAAAATAGATGCTGATTTTGAAACATATTATTGCCTTTTGGCGATGTTTTTGGCATTCTTCTTATTGACTCTGTATATATGGCTATTTTACCTAGGTGTTTGGGATATAACGCTAGGTCTCGCAATAACTTTTTCTGTATTCACGCTGCTCTTTTTTATTTATGCAGTTCGCAAGACTCTAAAGCTTATTAAGCATATGCGTAATTGCTACAAGGGAATGGAAGGCGAGCGTTTAGTTGGTGAGATGCTAAATAAGCTGAGTTCTGATTCTGTTCGGGTGTTCCACGATGTTTGTGGTGATTGCTTCAATGTTGATCATCTGATTATTAGCACTCGTGGAATTTTTACCATTGAAACGAAACATTACGATAGAAAAAAGGGGTATAAGTTTTTATATCAGGATGGAAAATTGTTGTTTAATGGGCGTGTTTGCAAAACCCTTTTGAATCAGATGGATGGTGAAGCGAACTTTATTTCTGAGAAACTGGAGTCGCTATGCGGACGGAATTATCCTGTTCAAAAAGTTGCGATTATTATTGGGGCGTATATTGAAAATCCTGCAAAAGATTTTTCAAAGTATTGGATTCTAAATGAATCAGGATTCCCCAAATTTTTTAAGAATGCTAAGGAAACTCTTTCCATTGACGATGTTCGCTCTATTGCCAATCAAGTGACAGAGTGGCTTAAGGTTTCTGTAGATTAG